A single Pseudomonas sp. HN11 DNA region contains:
- a CDS encoding YceK/YidQ family lipoprotein, with product MRIRSKVLWLVLCLLLAGCGTINTVFRPDAVTSQNLKDSRSHCENVPRVYSGVIYGFCTLNGEPAPDKSLKDKSLIDHGGSMLPIVAVEFVASGVLDTLVLPYTIYRQSQDGSIEIFR from the coding sequence ATGAGGATCAGGTCGAAAGTCTTGTGGCTGGTGCTGTGTCTTTTGCTCGCCGGCTGCGGAACCATCAATACGGTGTTCCGTCCAGATGCGGTGACCAGTCAGAACCTCAAGGATTCACGCAGCCACTGCGAAAACGTGCCGCGTGTCTACAGCGGAGTGATCTATGGTTTCTGCACGCTCAATGGCGAACCTGCGCCGGACAAAAGCTTGAAGGACAAAAGCCTGATCGACCATGGCGGGAGCATGCTACCCATTGTCGCGGTCGAGTTTGTCGCCTCCGGCGTGCTGGACACGCTGGTGCTGCCCTATACCATTTACCGCCAGAGCCAGGACGGTAGTATCGAGATCTTCCGATGA
- a CDS encoding glycosyltransferase family 4 protein — protein MQLAFVLYKYFPFGGLQRDFMRIALECQQRGHQIRVYTLIWEGDIPPGFEVLVAPVKAFFNHRRNEKLYAWMEADLAKRPVDRLIGFNKMPGLDVYYAADGCFEDKAQNLRHSLYRYFGRYKHFADYERSVFAKDAKTEVLMISEVQQPLFIKHYDTPLERFHLLPPGIAQDRRAPPNAAEIREGFRQEFNLGGDDLLLVQIGSGFKTKGVDRSLKAVAALPSELKKRTRLFVIGQDDPKVFQLQSATLGLGDNVQFLKGRSDIPRFLLGADLLIHPAYNENTGTVLLEALVAGLPVLVSAVCGYAHYIAEADSGLVLDEPFEQSQLDDYLTQMLTDTAQRAAWSRNGLAFAETADLYSMPQHAADVILAEPRR, from the coding sequence ATGCAACTGGCTTTTGTTTTGTACAAATATTTTCCCTTCGGTGGCCTGCAGCGCGACTTCATGCGCATCGCCCTGGAGTGCCAGCAGCGCGGCCACCAGATCCGTGTCTACACGTTGATCTGGGAAGGCGATATACCGCCCGGTTTCGAAGTGCTGGTGGCGCCGGTAAAGGCGTTCTTCAACCATCGGCGCAACGAAAAACTCTACGCCTGGATGGAAGCCGACCTGGCCAAGCGCCCGGTGGACCGTTTGATCGGTTTCAACAAAATGCCCGGCCTTGATGTGTACTATGCCGCCGACGGCTGCTTTGAAGACAAGGCGCAGAACCTGCGCCACTCGCTGTACCGCTATTTTGGCCGCTACAAGCATTTTGCCGACTACGAACGTTCAGTGTTTGCCAAGGACGCCAAGACCGAAGTCCTGATGATTTCCGAAGTGCAGCAGCCGCTGTTTATCAAGCACTACGACACGCCTCTGGAACGCTTCCACCTGCTGCCGCCGGGCATTGCCCAGGACCGCCGCGCGCCGCCGAACGCCGCCGAGATCCGTGAAGGGTTCCGCCAGGAGTTCAACCTGGGCGGCGATGACTTGCTGCTGGTTCAGATCGGCTCGGGCTTCAAGACCAAGGGCGTCGACCGCAGCCTCAAGGCCGTGGCTGCGCTGCCATCTGAGCTGAAAAAACGCACGCGTCTGTTTGTAATCGGCCAGGACGACCCCAAGGTATTCCAACTGCAAAGCGCGACGCTGGGGCTGGGGGACAATGTGCAGTTCCTCAAGGGCCGCAGCGATATCCCGCGCTTCCTGCTGGGCGCCGACTTATTGATTCACCCGGCGTACAACGAAAACACCGGCACCGTATTGCTTGAAGCCTTGGTGGCCGGGCTGCCGGTACTGGTCTCGGCCGTGTGTGGGTATGCCCACTACATCGCCGAAGCCGACAGCGGCCTGGTGCTGGATGAGCCGTTCGAGCAGAGCCAGCTCGACGACTATCTGACCCAAATGCTCACCGACACTGCACAGCGCGCGGCTTGGAGCCGCAATGGGTTGGCCTTCGCGGAGACGGCCGACCTCTACAGCATGCCGCAGCACGCGGCGGATGTGATTCTGGCGGAGCCAAGACGATGA
- the rfaP gene encoding lipopolysaccharide core heptose(I) kinase RfaP — protein MKLILAEPFKTLWAGLDAFAEVEKLQGQVFRELAARRTLRTVVQGRPYFVKIHRGIGWGEIFKNLITAKLPVLGAGLEWLAIHRLQELGVPTMTGVAFGEKGSNPADQHSFIITEELAPTLSLEDVTINWVDEPPTPALRHALTHELARMVGDMHRGGVNHRDCYLCHFLLDTSKPIDARDIKLSVIDLHRAQLRAHLPVRWRDKDLSALYYSALEIGLTRHDKLRFLKGYFRQPLRQILAEQSASLNLMQRKADKLYARKQRLGDAI, from the coding sequence ATGAAGTTGATTCTTGCCGAACCGTTCAAGACGCTATGGGCCGGGCTCGATGCCTTCGCCGAAGTCGAGAAACTGCAAGGCCAGGTATTCCGTGAACTGGCGGCGCGCCGCACCCTGCGTACCGTGGTGCAGGGCCGTCCGTATTTCGTCAAGATCCACCGTGGCATCGGCTGGGGCGAGATCTTCAAGAACCTGATCACCGCCAAGCTGCCGGTACTGGGCGCCGGCCTTGAGTGGTTGGCGATCCATCGGCTGCAGGAACTCGGCGTGCCGACCATGACCGGCGTGGCCTTCGGCGAGAAGGGCAGCAACCCGGCGGACCAGCATTCGTTCATCATCACCGAAGAGCTGGCGCCGACCCTCAGCCTCGAAGACGTCACGATCAACTGGGTGGACGAGCCGCCGACGCCTGCGTTGCGTCACGCGCTCACCCATGAGCTGGCGCGCATGGTCGGCGATATGCATCGTGGCGGCGTAAACCATCGCGACTGCTACCTGTGCCACTTCTTGCTGGACACGTCCAAGCCAATCGATGCGCGTGACATCAAGCTGTCGGTGATCGACCTTCATCGGGCCCAGCTGCGTGCGCACTTGCCGGTGCGCTGGCGCGACAAGGACCTTTCCGCGCTGTACTACTCGGCGCTGGAAATCGGCTTGACCCGTCACGACAAGTTGCGCTTCCTCAAGGGCTATTTCCGCCAGCCGCTGCGCCAGATCCTGGCCGAGCAGTCGGCGTCGTTGAACCTGATGCAGCGCAAGGCCGACAAGCTTTACGCACGCAAGCAGCGCCTCGGGGATGCAATCTGA
- a CDS encoding lipopolysaccharide kinase InaA family protein, whose product MRLSELKTAGRTPGLPLTIELADAAGPGQLQLLSLLRVLPGERYVGAAVWRGRPVLAKLLVGSKAARHFQRELSGVRLLAEHGLTTPLLLADGLQEGEGGWLLFEFIEGAVSLAEAWQAVEGLPPLADEQTAVLAEALGAIAQMHTKGLWQEDLHLDNLLRQDGKLYLIDGAGIRVEEAGKPLSRNRVLENLGVFFAQLPKNLEPFTEELLVYYLLTNGEHALPLEALEKQVRKVSAWRLKDFLNKVGRECTLFSVVRGAFALRAIRREEEPAMLPVLEQADVLLDQGHMYKTGGAASVAKVEVAGRQLVIKRYNIKGVAHWLKRFWRPSRAWHSWREGNRLAFLGIATPKPLAVLEKRFFWLRGRAYLVTEYLPGPDIIERFAPYIENGDAPENELRALDHLFAELIRERISHGDFKGHNLFWDKDRWSLIDLDAMCQHTSDASFASAYAKDRARFMRNWSSESALYKLIDQRLPAQF is encoded by the coding sequence ATGCGCTTGTCGGAGCTGAAAACCGCCGGTCGTACCCCCGGCCTGCCCTTGACCATTGAGTTGGCCGATGCGGCGGGCCCGGGCCAATTGCAACTGCTGAGCCTGTTGCGCGTGCTGCCGGGTGAACGCTATGTGGGGGCTGCCGTATGGCGCGGGCGTCCGGTGTTGGCCAAGTTGTTGGTGGGCAGCAAGGCGGCGCGGCATTTTCAGCGTGAACTCAGCGGCGTGCGCCTGCTCGCGGAACACGGCTTGACCACGCCATTGTTGCTGGCCGATGGCTTGCAGGAAGGCGAGGGCGGGTGGTTGCTGTTCGAGTTTATCGAGGGTGCCGTAAGCCTGGCCGAGGCCTGGCAGGCCGTCGAAGGTTTGCCGCCGTTGGCCGACGAACAAACCGCCGTGCTCGCTGAGGCGCTGGGTGCGATTGCCCAGATGCACACCAAAGGGCTGTGGCAGGAAGACCTGCACCTGGACAACCTGCTGCGCCAGGACGGCAAGCTGTACCTGATCGATGGTGCCGGAATTCGCGTCGAAGAGGCCGGTAAGCCGTTGTCGCGCAACCGCGTGCTGGAAAATCTCGGGGTGTTTTTCGCCCAGTTGCCGAAAAACCTCGAACCGTTCACTGAAGAACTGTTGGTGTATTACCTGTTGACCAACGGCGAGCACGCCTTGCCATTGGAAGCCCTGGAAAAACAGGTGCGCAAAGTCAGCGCCTGGCGTCTCAAGGATTTTTTGAACAAGGTCGGCCGCGAATGCACGCTGTTCAGCGTGGTGCGTGGCGCTTTTGCCTTGCGCGCAATTCGTCGCGAAGAAGAGCCGGCGATGCTGCCGGTACTGGAGCAAGCCGATGTGCTGCTGGATCAGGGCCATATGTACAAGACCGGTGGCGCCGCCAGCGTGGCCAAGGTCGAGGTCGCCGGCCGGCAGTTGGTGATCAAGCGCTATAACATCAAGGGCGTTGCCCATTGGCTCAAGCGCTTCTGGCGCCCGAGCCGAGCCTGGCATTCCTGGCGCGAGGGCAACCGCCTGGCGTTCCTCGGCATCGCCACGCCCAAGCCGCTGGCGGTATTGGAGAAGCGGTTTTTCTGGTTGCGTGGCCGGGCTTATCTGGTCACCGAATACTTGCCAGGGCCGGACATCATCGAACGCTTTGCGCCGTACATTGAAAATGGCGATGCGCCGGAAAACGAGCTGCGGGCGCTGGACCACCTGTTTGCTGAACTGATCCGCGAGCGCATCAGCCATGGTGATTTCAAGGGGCATAACCTGTTTTGGGACAAGGACCGCTGGTCGTTGATCGACCTTGATGCCATGTGCCAACACACCTCCGACGCCAGCTTTGCCTCAGCGTATGCCAAGGATCGTGCGCGGTTTATGCGTAACTGGTCGTCGGAGAGTGCGTTGTACAAACTCATCGATCAGCGCTTGCCAGCTCAGTTCTGA
- a CDS encoding lipopolysaccharide kinase InaA family protein — MSDFLAAEDRALLERNGLATFDALWAKQLDAVDEPNTSKGGWSSVFRLELDGHGYYLKRQSNYLTRSLHRPFGEPSFSREFRNISRYQKLGIPALQAAFYGERKMAGEHRAMLLTRALDGWNDLDSLLEHWPSLSDAQHRAILLACGQLARQLHSVGQVHGCFYPKHIFMQATGDGYAAQLIDLEKTRPLLFGWRDRVKDLEPLLRRAPQWSDEQVRQLLAAYLDQPQDSALVATWLQKLTARRSHKENR; from the coding sequence ATGAGTGACTTCCTGGCGGCCGAGGACCGTGCGCTGTTGGAGCGTAACGGCCTGGCGACATTTGATGCCCTGTGGGCCAAGCAACTGGACGCGGTGGACGAGCCCAACACCAGCAAGGGCGGCTGGAGCAGCGTGTTCCGCCTGGAGCTCGACGGCCACGGTTACTACCTCAAGCGCCAGAGCAACTACCTGACGCGCAGCCTGCACCGCCCGTTTGGCGAGCCGAGTTTTTCTCGCGAGTTTCGTAATATCAGTCGTTACCAAAAGCTCGGTATCCCGGCGTTGCAGGCTGCCTTCTATGGCGAGCGCAAAATGGCCGGCGAGCACCGTGCCATGCTGCTGACCCGCGCCCTGGATGGCTGGAATGACCTGGACTCGTTGCTGGAGCATTGGCCTTCGCTCAGTGATGCCCAGCACCGCGCGATCCTGTTGGCCTGCGGCCAGCTTGCACGTCAGTTGCACAGTGTCGGCCAGGTGCATGGCTGTTTTTACCCCAAGCATATTTTTATGCAGGCCACCGGCGACGGCTATGCCGCGCAGTTGATCGACCTGGAGAAAACCCGCCCGCTGCTGTTCGGCTGGCGTGATCGGGTCAAGGACCTGGAACCACTGTTGCGCCGCGCGCCGCAGTGGTCGGACGAGCAAGTGCGCCAACTGTTGGCGGCCTACCTTGATCAGCCGCAGGACAGTGCGCTGGTCGCCACCTGGCTCCAGAAATTGACCGCCCGTCGTAGCCACAAGGAAAACCGTTGA
- a CDS encoding lipopolysaccharide kinase InaA family protein produces the protein MAGWILEPAYANLADDFGSLEAVFALQGERLTRDPLSEVIRVERGGVNYYVKRYTGAGKGLRRYLGKPRVKSEWQNLKRFAKWGIPTADVVAWGLERKGLAYDRGAMITRELPRTEDLSVLAERNDARLRDPKWVGAVSRQLAEYTRTMHDHRFTHNDLKWRNLLIDDQATLYLIDCPNGDFWRGFWLKYRITKDLACLDKVAKYHLSATQRLRFYLQYRERRHLSASDKERIRHVVKFFEGRE, from the coding sequence ATGGCGGGTTGGATCCTGGAACCTGCTTACGCCAACCTGGCGGATGATTTTGGAAGCCTTGAAGCAGTGTTCGCCCTGCAAGGAGAACGACTGACCCGTGACCCTCTGTCGGAAGTGATCCGCGTGGAACGGGGCGGGGTCAATTACTACGTCAAGCGCTACACCGGCGCCGGCAAAGGGCTGCGGCGTTACCTGGGCAAGCCCCGGGTTAAGTCCGAGTGGCAGAACCTCAAGCGCTTCGCCAAGTGGGGCATCCCCACCGCCGATGTGGTGGCCTGGGGCCTGGAGCGCAAGGGCTTGGCCTACGACCGTGGCGCGATGATCACCCGCGAGCTGCCGAGGACCGAAGACCTTTCGGTACTGGCCGAGCGCAACGATGCACGCCTGCGCGACCCCAAGTGGGTCGGCGCGGTGAGCCGCCAGCTCGCCGAGTACACGCGCACCATGCACGATCACCGCTTTACCCATAACGATTTGAAATGGCGCAACCTGCTGATCGATGACCAGGCGACCCTGTACCTGATCGATTGCCCCAACGGCGATTTCTGGCGTGGTTTCTGGCTCAAGTATCGAATCACCAAAGACCTGGCCTGCCTGGACAAGGTGGCCAAGTATCACCTGTCTGCCACCCAGCGCCTGCGCTTCTACCTGCAGTACCGCGAACGCCGGCACCTGAGTGCATCGGACAAAGAGCGTATTCGCCATGTGGTGAAGTTTTTCGAGGGACGCGAATGA